The following are from one region of the Achromobacter xylosoxidans genome:
- the mlaD gene encoding outer membrane lipid asymmetry maintenance protein MlaD has translation MSREKTDFWVGLFVLLGAVALAFLALRAGNLSTFSFAPTYTLTANFDNVGGLKVRAPVKSAGVVVGRVAGISFDDKTFQAIVSVNLETAYQFPKDTSASILTSGLLGEQYLGLTAGSEEENFVDGGKIRYTQSAVVLEQLISQFLYGSAEKQGSSASEPAAKTPN, from the coding sequence ATGTCTCGCGAAAAAACCGACTTCTGGGTAGGCCTGTTTGTATTGCTGGGCGCGGTCGCGCTGGCGTTCCTGGCGTTGCGCGCCGGCAACTTGAGCACCTTTTCTTTCGCCCCGACCTATACGCTGACGGCCAACTTCGATAACGTAGGCGGCCTCAAGGTGCGCGCGCCCGTCAAGAGCGCGGGGGTCGTCGTGGGCCGGGTTGCCGGCATCTCGTTCGATGACAAGACCTTCCAGGCGATCGTCTCGGTCAACCTGGAAACGGCCTATCAGTTCCCCAAGGACACTTCGGCGTCCATCCTGACGTCGGGCCTGCTGGGTGAACAGTACCTGGGCCTGACCGCGGGCAGCGAAGAGGAAAACTTTGTCGACGGCGGCAAGATCCGCTACACGCAAAGCGCCGTGGTGCTTGAACAACTGATCAGCCAGTTCCTGTACGGGTCGGCCGAGAAGCAAGGCTCGAGCGCGTCGGAACCCGCCGCGAAAACGCCAAATTAA
- a CDS encoding BolA family protein, producing MLPTPAQVRQYIADGLPCEHLDVQGDGSHFDAVIVSAAFEGKRLIQRHQLVYAALGDRMKAEIHALSMRTLTPAEYQQAGK from the coding sequence ATGCTTCCCACTCCCGCGCAAGTCCGCCAATACATCGCGGACGGCCTGCCCTGTGAACATCTCGACGTGCAAGGCGACGGCTCGCATTTCGACGCGGTCATCGTCAGCGCCGCCTTCGAAGGCAAGCGCCTGATCCAGCGCCATCAGCTGGTCTATGCCGCGCTCGGCGACCGCATGAAGGCCGAGATCCATGCGCTGTCCATGCGCACCCTGACTCCCGCCGAATACCAGCAAGCAGGCAAGTAA
- a CDS encoding VacJ family lipoprotein has protein sequence MNKKAICRIATVAAAGALMAGCAAPQNPDPRDPWEGFNRGVYKFNDTVDRAVFKPVAQAYTFVTPQPVRSCVHNIFSNVGDLWSGANSFLQGRGHDFVNTLGRFLFNTTMGVGGCFDVASANGARRIPNDFGTTLGVWGFSQGPYLVLPFFGSSSVRDGAGLIGDYAGTTYGYMGVDSIDNVRLRNSLWGLRVVDTRASLLSATDTIDRVALDPYSFVRDAYLQRRAAMVLGQKVDDESSLPNYEDDEDAAAPAAQPAAQPAAQPAAK, from the coding sequence ATGAACAAGAAAGCTATTTGCAGGATTGCCACCGTCGCCGCCGCGGGCGCGCTGATGGCAGGCTGCGCCGCGCCGCAGAACCCGGATCCCCGCGACCCCTGGGAAGGCTTCAACCGGGGCGTGTACAAATTCAACGACACCGTCGACCGCGCCGTCTTCAAGCCGGTGGCGCAGGCCTATACCTTCGTCACGCCGCAGCCGGTGCGCAGCTGCGTGCACAACATCTTCAGCAACGTCGGCGACCTTTGGTCCGGCGCCAACAGCTTCCTGCAGGGCCGCGGCCACGACTTCGTCAACACGCTGGGCCGCTTCCTGTTCAACACCACCATGGGCGTGGGCGGCTGCTTCGACGTCGCCTCGGCCAATGGCGCGCGCCGCATCCCGAACGACTTCGGCACCACGCTGGGCGTGTGGGGCTTCAGCCAGGGTCCGTACCTGGTGCTGCCGTTCTTCGGCTCGTCGTCGGTACGCGACGGCGCTGGCCTGATCGGCGATTACGCCGGCACCACCTACGGCTACATGGGCGTCGATTCCATCGACAACGTCCGCCTGCGCAACTCGCTGTGGGGCCTGCGCGTGGTCGACACGCGCGCCAGCCTGCTGAGCGCCACCGACACCATCGACCGCGTCGCGCTCGATCCCTACAGCTTCGTGCGCGATGCCTATCTGCAGCGCCGCGCCGCCATGGTGCTGGGCCAGAAGGTGGACGACGAGTCCTCGCTGCCCAACTACGAAGACGACGAGGACGCCGCCGCCCCCGCCGCGCAGCCGGCGGCTCAACCCGCGGCGCAACCTGCAGCCAAGTAA
- a CDS encoding phospholipid-binding protein MlaC: MRVSFVSLQRLVFTGLLALGLTAGAQAKPDPNGSPDQFVLATANEALDVLKADGSVKAGNPARINQVVNEHILPYVNFQKTTRLAAGRYWRQANDVQKKELADAFRGTLVRTYSGALTRVTSSTTVRALPFRGDPKADDVVVRTLISQGNDQPVGVDYRLEKTAQGWKIYDMNVEGIWLIENYRNQFAQQINRDGIDGLIKALNQRNQ, from the coding sequence ATGCGAGTTTCTTTTGTTTCCCTGCAGCGTCTGGTTTTCACGGGCCTGCTGGCCCTGGGCCTGACCGCCGGCGCGCAGGCCAAACCCGACCCCAACGGTTCTCCCGACCAGTTCGTGCTCGCCACGGCCAATGAGGCCCTGGACGTGCTGAAGGCCGACGGCTCCGTCAAGGCCGGCAACCCCGCCCGCATCAACCAGGTCGTCAACGAGCACATCCTGCCCTACGTCAACTTCCAGAAGACCACGCGCCTGGCCGCTGGCCGCTACTGGCGCCAGGCCAACGACGTGCAGAAAAAGGAACTGGCCGACGCCTTCCGCGGCACGCTGGTACGCACCTACAGCGGCGCGCTGACCCGCGTCACGTCCAGCACCACGGTGCGCGCGCTGCCGTTCCGCGGCGATCCCAAAGCCGACGACGTGGTCGTACGCACCCTGATCTCCCAGGGCAACGACCAGCCGGTGGGCGTCGACTACCGCCTGGAAAAGACGGCCCAGGGCTGGAAGATCTACGACATGAACGTCGAAGGCATCTGGCTCATCGAAAACTACCGCAACCAGTTCGCCCAGCAGATCAACCGCGACGGCATCGACGGCCTCATCAAGGCGTTGAACCAACGCAACCAATGA
- a CDS encoding ABC transporter ATP-binding protein: MSAVSLENVSKVYTPRQRGWQKLLGRAPAAGFQALDNVSLNIEHGEFFGLLGPNGAGKTTLISILAGLAHASSGRATVCGYDVVADYKSARRALGVVPQELVYDPFFTVRETLRIQSGYFGLRKNDDWIDEILFNLGLADKANSNMRALSGGMKRRVLVAQALVHRPPVIVLDEPTAGVDVDLRRTLWEFISRLNRAGHTIMLTTHYLEEAEALCGRIAMLKRGRIVALDTTQALMARVGGVDLEDAFVRIMHEGDEQPATALQPEEISS; encoded by the coding sequence ATGTCCGCCGTCAGTCTAGAAAACGTCTCCAAGGTCTATACCCCGCGCCAGCGCGGCTGGCAGAAGCTGCTCGGGCGCGCGCCCGCCGCCGGCTTCCAGGCGCTGGACAATGTCAGCCTGAACATCGAGCACGGCGAGTTCTTCGGCCTGCTCGGGCCCAATGGCGCCGGCAAGACCACGCTGATCTCGATCCTCGCCGGTCTGGCGCACGCCAGTTCGGGCCGCGCCACGGTCTGTGGATACGACGTCGTGGCCGACTACAAGTCGGCGCGGCGGGCGTTGGGCGTGGTGCCGCAAGAACTGGTTTACGACCCGTTCTTCACGGTGCGCGAGACCCTGCGCATCCAATCCGGCTATTTCGGCCTGCGCAAGAACGACGACTGGATCGACGAAATCCTGTTCAACCTGGGGCTGGCCGACAAGGCCAACTCCAATATGCGGGCGCTGTCCGGCGGCATGAAGCGCCGCGTGCTGGTGGCCCAGGCGCTGGTGCACCGTCCGCCCGTGATCGTGCTGGACGAACCCACCGCCGGCGTGGACGTGGACCTGCGGCGCACGCTGTGGGAATTCATTTCGCGCCTGAACAGGGCCGGCCACACCATCATGCTGACCACCCACTACCTGGAAGAAGCGGAAGCCCTGTGCGGCCGCATCGCCATGCTCAAGCGCGGCCGCATCGTGGCGCTGGACACCACCCAGGCCCTGATGGCCCGCGTCGGCGGGGTCGACCTGGAAGACGCTTTCGTGCGCATCATGCACGAAGGCGACGAGCAACCCGCGACCGCCCTGCAACCCGAAGAGATCTCGTCATGA
- a CDS encoding ABC transporter permease: MTQPAATASQPLVQPRLDAGSGFPTLLRKELLRFWKVSFQTIAAPVITALLYLLVFAHVLEGRVMVYGSVPYTAFLIPGLMMMSMLQNAFANPSSSLIQSRITGNLVFMLLPPLSHRDIFAAYVLAAIVRGLAVGLCVWVVALFFVSLVPAHPLWLAVFAVLACGIMGVLGLIAGLWSEKFDQLAAFQNFLIMPATFLSGVFYSIHTLPAFWQGVSHWNPIFYTIDGFRYGFFSVSDVSPWRSLAVVTGVFLALSLYALRLLASGYKLRN; encoded by the coding sequence ATGACCCAGCCCGCCGCGACCGCCAGCCAGCCGCTGGTGCAGCCCCGCCTGGATGCGGGCTCCGGCTTCCCGACCTTGCTGCGCAAGGAATTGCTGCGCTTCTGGAAGGTCAGCTTCCAGACCATCGCCGCGCCCGTCATCACCGCGCTGCTATACCTGCTGGTGTTCGCCCACGTGCTGGAAGGGCGCGTCATGGTGTACGGCAGCGTGCCCTACACGGCGTTCCTGATCCCCGGGCTCATGATGATGAGCATGCTGCAGAACGCCTTCGCCAATCCCTCGTCATCGCTGATCCAGAGCCGCATCACCGGCAACCTGGTCTTCATGCTGCTGCCGCCGCTGTCGCACCGCGACATCTTCGCCGCCTACGTGCTGGCGGCCATCGTGCGCGGCCTCGCGGTCGGGCTGTGCGTGTGGGTGGTGGCGCTGTTCTTTGTCTCGCTGGTCCCCGCCCACCCTCTGTGGCTGGCCGTCTTCGCCGTGCTGGCCTGCGGCATCATGGGCGTGCTGGGCCTGATCGCGGGCCTCTGGTCCGAGAAATTCGACCAGCTCGCGGCCTTCCAGAACTTCCTCATCATGCCGGCCACATTCCTGTCCGGCGTGTTCTATTCCATCCACACGCTCCCCGCCTTCTGGCAGGGCGTGTCCCACTGGAACCCCATCTTCTACACCATCGACGGCTTCCGCTACGGATTCTTCTCGGTGTCGGACGTCTCCCCCTGGCGCAGCCTGGCGGTGGTGACGGGGGTGTTCCTCGCGCTATCGCTCTATGCGCTGCGGCTACTGGCCAGCGGCTACAAACTCAGGAACTGA
- the mlaE gene encoding lipid asymmetry maintenance ABC transporter permease subunit MlaE, whose product MSGSNNAIGALGGWVRTRVSGIGYFTRFFGSMLARSGIALSRPRLVSQQVHFIGNYSLLIIAVSGMFVGFVLGLQGYYTLNRYGSEEALGLLVALSLVRELGPVVTALLFAGRAGTSLTAEIGLMKAGEQLAAMEVMAVDPIRRVLVPRLWGGIIAMPILAAVFSMVGILGGWVVGVLLIGVDAGAFWSQMQNGVDVWKDVANGVIKSLVFGVTVTLVALYEGWQAKPTPEGVARATTRTVVVGSLAVLGLDFLLTALMFGN is encoded by the coding sequence ATGAGCGGATCCAACAACGCCATCGGCGCGCTGGGCGGCTGGGTACGCACCCGCGTTTCCGGCATCGGCTACTTCACCCGGTTCTTCGGCTCCATGCTGGCGCGCAGCGGCATTGCGCTGTCGCGTCCGCGGCTGGTGTCGCAGCAGGTCCATTTCATCGGCAACTACTCGCTGCTCATCATTGCCGTCTCCGGCATGTTCGTGGGCTTCGTGCTGGGGCTGCAGGGTTATTACACGCTGAACCGCTACGGTTCGGAAGAAGCGCTGGGCCTGCTGGTGGCCCTGTCGCTGGTGCGGGAACTGGGGCCCGTGGTCACGGCGCTGCTGTTCGCCGGCCGCGCGGGCACCTCGCTCACCGCGGAAATCGGCCTGATGAAAGCCGGCGAGCAACTCGCGGCCATGGAAGTCATGGCCGTCGACCCCATACGCCGCGTGCTGGTGCCGCGCCTGTGGGGCGGCATCATCGCCATGCCCATCCTGGCGGCGGTGTTCTCCATGGTGGGCATCCTGGGCGGCTGGGTCGTGGGCGTGCTGCTGATCGGCGTGGACGCCGGCGCGTTCTGGTCGCAGATGCAAAACGGCGTCGACGTCTGGAAAGACGTGGCCAACGGCGTCATCAAGAGCCTGGTCTTCGGCGTCACGGTGACGCTGGTCGCGCTCTACGAGGGTTGGCAGGCCAAGCCCACCCCGGAAGGCGTTGCCCGCGCGACCACTCGCACCGTGGTGGTGGGCTCCCTGGCGGTACTTGGGCTGGACTTCCTGCTCACCGCCTTGATGTTTGGAAATTGA